Proteins from a genomic interval of Arachis hypogaea cultivar Tifrunner chromosome 10, arahy.Tifrunner.gnm2.J5K5, whole genome shotgun sequence:
- the LOC112717362 gene encoding protein FAR1-RELATED SEQUENCE 5-like yields the protein MECYGGMGKANGLSPDESKNNLCLSNNNVVDEDDLRKVELLSDEDGREYGYVIGLTAEDIMKKVFRSEERAYDFYGRLGKCNGFGVRKGDYAKDEDGSVVRRRFFCNRAGLRDGKHYNRLDRKRCHRPETCTNCQALMSVYLDKGSSVWKVRKVILEHNHELIPTGMVHMIRSFRAISGSAKAHMDGMHTYGLPTSKILGYMAGIAGGYSSLGFTKKDAYNYMDRSKRAKVVDGDMNTAIVYLEGKAAVDPMSMARYNLTEEGMLGNMFWADGPSRVDFQHFGDVVAFDSTYKKNKYNRPLVIFLGSNNHKKTTIFGFGLVLDETISSYKWMLENLLEVMCRKLPSVVVTDGDESMIAAVREVLPRATHRLCAWHLQKNVTSNTNEQMFRDVFAK from the coding sequence ATGGAGTGCTATGGTGGGATGGGCAAGGCAAATGGTTTGTCTCCAGATGAAAGTAAAAACAATTTATGCCTTTCAAACAACAACGTTGTTGACGAGGATGACTTAAGAAAGGTTGAGTTGTTGTCGGATGAAGATGGTCGTGAATATGGTTACGTGATTGGGTTGACTGCAGAGGATATAATGAAAAAGGTGTTTCGAAGTGAAGAGCGTGCATATGATTTTTATGGTAGGTTAGGGAAATGCAACGGATTTGGGGTCCGTAAGGGAGACTATGCAAAGGATGAAGATGGGAGTGTAGTGAGAAGGAGGTTCTTCTGTAATCGGGCTGGCCTAAGGGATGGAAAACATTACAATAGACTAGACAGAAAGAGATGCCATAGGCCTGAGACATGCACGAATTGCCAGGCCCTGATGTCTGTATACCTTGATAAAGGTAGCTCGGTTTGGAAGGTTCGGAAAGTAATCCTCGAGCATAACCACGAGTTGATACCGACGGGAATGGTTCATATGATTCGAAGTTTCCGGGCGATATCGGGTTCTGCAAAGGCCCACATGGATGGAATGCATACGTATGGGTTGCCGACATCTAAGATATTGGGGTACATGGCTGGGATTGCGGGTGGTTATTCTTCTTTGGGTTTTACCAAGAAAGACGCATACAACTATATGGATCGGTCGAAGCGTGCAAAGGTGGTTGATGGAGACATGAACACTGCTATAGTATACCTGGAAGGCAAGGCAGCTGTTGATCCCATGTCTATGGCCCGGTACAATTTGACTGAAGAAGGTATGTTGGGAAACATGTTCTGGGCAGATGGTCCTAGCAGGGTTGATTTTCAACACTTTGGAGACGTCGTTGCATTCGATTCGACGTataagaagaacaagtacaataGACCCCTTGTCATATTCTTAGGTTCAAACAATCACAAGAAAACAACAATTTTTGGTTTCGGTTTGGTTTTAGATGAGACAATCAGTTCATACAAGTGGATGTTGGAGAACTTGTTAGAAGTCATGTGTAGAAAGCTGCCCTCTGTAGTCGTTACCGATGGGGATGAATCAATGATTGCTGCAGTTAGGGAGGTGTTGCCCCGGGCAACCCATAGATTGTGTGCATGGCATCTGCAGAAGAATGTTACCTCGAACACCAACGAGCAGATGTTCCGTGATGTCTTTGCCAAGTGA